A portion of the Thunnus albacares chromosome 5, fThuAlb1.1, whole genome shotgun sequence genome contains these proteins:
- the LOC122982315 gene encoding cingulin-like: MKRAAAFLALLLCLYWTRAQGESGGLTENDVTQTEVQSEILGVKATSDQTNITPDIWAELEELRDMVIQHSVELRKLEQENTAIQARLTDSEIKNAVLEARMNASDNKVEQLERENTVLEARMTASENLVEELQRENIDLKARLNTGEKVVEELQRENTVLEARITASENLVDDLETENILLEARVSFNENDVEELQRENAERPKVAFSVGLTDAGQVGPFSADITLKFSKIFTNIGQAYNPSTGVFTAPVRGTYYFRFNARESQDTKLVGIILYHNDKQITLSFDRVVSHGYVTVSNAFVLQLEKGDVIYLDLWENSSVYDDRYNHTTFSGFLLFAM, translated from the exons ATGAAGCGTGCTGCAGCTTTTCTGGCgttgctgctctgtctgtacTGGACGAGGGCTCAGGGTGAGAGTGGAGGGCTGACAGAGAATGATGTCACTCAGACTGAGGTTCAGTCTGAGATCCTGGGTGTCAAAGCAACCAGTGATCAGACTAACATCACCCCTGATATCTGGGCTgagctggaggagctgagagacatGGTGATCCAACACAGTGTGGAACTGAGGAAGCTGGAGCAAGAGAATACAG CCATACAGgccagactgacagacagtgaAATCAAGAATGCAG TGTTGGAGGCCAGAATGAACGCCAGTGACAACAAAGTGGAGCAGCTcgagagagagaacacag tgttGGAGGCCAGAATGACCGCCAGTGAAAATTTGGTCGAGGAACTCCAGAGAGAGAACATAG atttGAAGGCCAGATTGAACACTGGTGAAAAAGTGGTGGAGGAGCTCCAGAGGGAGAACACCG TTTTGGAGGCCAGAATCACCGCCAGTGAAAATTTGGTGGATGACCTCGAGACAGAGAACATTT TGTTGGAGGCCAGAGTGAGCTTCAATGAAAATGACGTGGAGGAGCTCcagagagagaatgcag aacgACCAAAGGTGGCGTTTTCTGTCGGCCTCACTGACGCAGGACAAGTTGGACCCTTCAGTGCTGACATCACACTTAAGTTCAGTAAGATTTTCACCAACATCGGCCAGGCTTATAACCCATCTACAG GTGTCTTTACAGCCCCAGTTAGAGGAACCTATTACTTCAGATTCAACGCTCGGGAATCACAGGATACAAAGTTAGTAGGAATTATACTGTATCACAATGACAAGCAAATTACTCTCTCTTTTGATAGAGTTGTTAGCCATGGTTATGTCACCGTGTCTAATGCATTTGTTCTTCAACTGGAAAAGGGAGATGTGATCTATCTGGATCTCTGGGAAAACTCCAGTGTTTATGATGATCGCTATAATCATACCACTTTTAGTGGATTCCTACTTTTTGCTATGTGA